In Synechococcus sp. A18-25c, a single window of DNA contains:
- a CDS encoding Spx/MgsR family RNA polymerase-binding regulatory protein: MADYTVFSYSRCSTCRKALTWLESQGLSCEVLDITLEPPSIDWLSKAADQFGSLKPLFNTSGQSYRALGAAAVKAMTHDQALQALASDGKLIKRPFLRGPDGRFLTGFKPEIWEAELLG, encoded by the coding sequence TTGGCTGATTACACCGTCTTCAGCTATTCGCGCTGCAGCACGTGCCGAAAGGCCCTCACCTGGCTGGAGAGTCAGGGTCTTTCATGCGAGGTTCTCGACATCACGCTTGAGCCGCCCTCCATTGATTGGCTCTCTAAGGCTGCCGATCAGTTCGGCAGTCTCAAACCGCTGTTCAATACCAGTGGCCAGAGTTATCGCGCCCTTGGTGCCGCCGCCGTCAAGGCCATGACCCATGACCAGGCACTACAAGCCCTCGCCTCCGATGGGAAGTTGATCAAGCGACCCTTTCTTCGCGGCCCTGATGGCCGTTTTTTGACGGGATTCAAGCCTGAGATTTGGGAGGCTGAACTGTTGGGTTGA
- a CDS encoding resolvase, with protein MFPRPLDVSVPSVTESGELRGDAGAALSQSDALVGIDDVQKSLNRSRASVYRYTNTDPRNLNPPFNPRKLNPEYRSDQKDPLLFHPNEVARFAKDVLRIKEVTVEVLNSPSTATQQVLGAILEELRLIRSRLDGLPEAPSDLASRRDRQDRPAA; from the coding sequence ATGTTTCCTCGGCCGCTCGATGTTTCGGTGCCCTCTGTCACCGAATCTGGAGAATTACGAGGCGATGCTGGAGCTGCTCTTTCGCAATCGGATGCTTTGGTTGGCATCGATGATGTTCAGAAATCTCTGAATCGTTCACGCGCATCTGTTTATCGCTACACGAACACTGACCCCCGCAATCTCAACCCCCCTTTCAACCCTCGCAAGCTCAATCCTGAATACAGGAGCGATCAGAAAGATCCCCTTTTATTTCACCCCAACGAGGTTGCTCGCTTTGCTAAGGACGTCCTGAGGATTAAAGAAGTCACTGTTGAAGTTCTCAACTCTCCGTCCACGGCCACTCAGCAAGTGCTAGGAGCCATCCTGGAAGAACTTCGTTTGATTCGCAGCCGGCTGGACGGACTCCCTGAAGCGCCTTCAGATCTTGCTTCCCGCAGGGATCGTCAGGATCGGCCTGCTGCATAA
- the psb27 gene encoding photosystem II protein Psb27 produces the protein MQDALNHLSRQLKSFTLALCLGLTLLLTACGDSVSMLTGDYVEDTVAVVHTLQTTLALPADAEGLQDSEREAHDLINDYMSRYRPQPRVNGLSSFTTMQTALNSLQGHYNTYTNRPVPDDLRARVDKELGKAEKAVLRGT, from the coding sequence ATGCAAGACGCGCTGAACCACCTGAGCCGACAGCTCAAAAGCTTCACCTTGGCTCTCTGTCTTGGGCTGACCTTGTTGCTCACCGCCTGTGGAGATTCCGTCTCCATGCTCACCGGCGACTATGTCGAAGACACCGTGGCCGTGGTTCACACACTGCAGACCACCCTCGCTCTGCCCGCAGACGCCGAGGGACTTCAAGACTCAGAGCGTGAGGCCCACGATTTAATCAACGACTACATGTCGCGCTACAGGCCGCAACCTCGAGTGAATGGGCTGAGCTCTTTCACCACAATGCAAACCGCCCTGAATTCCCTTCAAGGCCACTACAACACCTACACCAATCGTCCTGTCCCGGACGATCTGAGAGCCAGGGTCGACAAGGAGCTTGGCAAAGCTGAAAAAGCAGTTCTGCGCGGCACCTGA
- a CDS encoding histidine phosphatase family protein — MSLRLLLVRHGLSSFNVERRIQGRDDLSTLTTTGEEQARRTGLALADVPITAVYSSPLKRAASTAAGVLAERNDKLSPSFDDGLLEIDLEPWSGLTADERAERFPEEFATWKRQPEVLELSRADGRRYKPLQELMQQAREFLDALISKHPVDGNDTVLIVGHNAILRCLIVTLLGEPEQGFRRLRLDNASLSIFNLSSKGDGHQVQIECLNSTAHLTPPLPTKGKGARLILVRHGETNWNRDGRFQGQIDIPLNSNGHAQAEAARGFLADVPIQKAFSSSMTRPRETAEGILMSHPDVALQQTDGLVEIGHGLWEGKLESEIKAEWGALLEEWKRTPETVQMPEGETIQDVWERSVQSWNTIAEDLNPAETALVVAHDAVNKTILCHLLGLTPADIWAVKQGNGGVTVVDMPSEPGQPAVVACLNLTSHLGGVLDRTAAGAL, encoded by the coding sequence GTGTCCTTGCGTCTTCTCCTCGTTCGCCACGGTCTCAGCAGCTTCAACGTGGAGCGCCGGATTCAAGGGCGTGATGACCTCTCAACGCTGACCACAACCGGAGAGGAACAAGCCCGTCGCACAGGCCTGGCCCTGGCTGACGTGCCGATCACAGCGGTGTATAGCTCTCCTTTGAAACGAGCGGCATCCACAGCTGCCGGTGTGCTGGCTGAACGCAATGACAAGCTTTCGCCCAGCTTCGACGACGGTCTGCTCGAGATTGATCTTGAACCCTGGAGCGGACTCACCGCCGACGAGCGGGCCGAGCGCTTTCCCGAGGAATTCGCCACCTGGAAACGTCAGCCGGAAGTGTTGGAGCTGAGCCGCGCCGATGGACGTCGCTACAAACCTCTGCAGGAGCTGATGCAACAGGCGCGGGAGTTTCTCGACGCACTGATCAGCAAGCACCCTGTGGATGGAAACGACACCGTTCTCATCGTTGGGCACAACGCCATCCTGCGCTGCCTGATCGTGACGCTGCTCGGTGAACCGGAACAGGGCTTCAGGCGGCTCCGCCTCGACAATGCATCGCTCTCGATTTTCAATCTCAGCTCAAAAGGTGATGGCCATCAAGTGCAGATCGAATGCCTGAACAGCACCGCACACCTGACGCCCCCACTGCCAACCAAAGGGAAAGGAGCACGGCTGATCCTGGTTCGGCACGGCGAAACCAACTGGAACCGTGACGGCCGCTTTCAGGGGCAGATCGACATCCCGCTCAACAGCAATGGCCATGCCCAGGCTGAAGCCGCCCGAGGCTTTCTGGCAGATGTGCCGATTCAGAAAGCCTTCAGCAGCTCAATGACCCGTCCGAGGGAAACAGCTGAGGGGATCCTGATGTCGCATCCCGACGTCGCCCTGCAACAAACCGACGGTCTGGTGGAAATCGGCCATGGCCTCTGGGAAGGGAAACTGGAATCCGAAATCAAGGCGGAGTGGGGTGCTCTGCTCGAGGAATGGAAACGCACACCGGAAACCGTCCAGATGCCTGAGGGTGAAACCATTCAGGATGTCTGGGAGCGATCCGTTCAGAGCTGGAACACGATCGCCGAGGACCTGAACCCTGCCGAAACCGCGCTGGTGGTGGCCCATGACGCTGTCAACAAAACCATCCTCTGCCATCTGCTGGGGCTTACTCCTGCGGACATTTGGGCTGTCAAACAAGGCAACGGCGGTGTCACGGTGGTCGACATGCCCTCAGAACCGGGGCAGCCTGCAGTAGTGGCTTGCCTGAATCTCACCTCCCACCTTGGTGGGGTTCTCGATCGCACGGCCGCTGGAGCGCTCTGA
- the cutA gene encoding divalent-cation tolerance protein CutA — protein sequence MPTPQDLKLVLTTEANETLAEALAQELLDQRLAVCVSLMPLQSRYRWQGAIERANEVQLLIKTCPDHLQDLLSVLESLHSYDTPEILHWSAQAGSGYAAWATAALSADARS from the coding sequence ATGCCAACACCGCAGGACCTCAAGCTGGTGCTTACAACGGAGGCCAATGAAACCCTGGCTGAGGCACTGGCCCAGGAGTTGCTGGACCAGCGTCTGGCGGTTTGCGTCAGTCTGATGCCGTTGCAGTCGCGCTACCGCTGGCAGGGTGCGATCGAGCGTGCCAATGAGGTGCAGCTGCTGATCAAAACTTGCCCGGACCATTTGCAGGATCTGCTGTCGGTCCTGGAGAGCCTGCACAGTTATGACACGCCAGAAATCTTGCATTGGTCGGCCCAGGCAGGCAGTGGTTATGCCGCCTGGGCCACAGCGGCGCTCAGCGCAGATGCTCGCTCCTGA
- a CDS encoding proline--tRNA ligase: protein MRVSRLTLVTLRDVPADAEIPSHQLLIRGGYIRRVGSGIYAYLPLMWRVLRKISAIVRDELDALGALETLLPQLQPAELWERSGRWQGYTAGEGIMFHLEDRQQRRLGLGPTHEEVITELAGDLLRSYRQLPVTLYQIQTKFRDEIRPRFGLMRGREFIMKDAYSFHADETDLQETYAAMAGAYQRIFERCGLDAVGVDADSGAIGGAASQEFMVTADAGEDLILTSSDGSYAANQEKAVSIPPPAEALPAGDERTLKTPGQTTIEQLCSAHEFSPTQIIKVLVLVARLEDGREQPVLVSLRGDQELNEVKLTNTLTRLLESTVLDVAPATPDQVRQQGLAPLAFGSLGPDLDDAALRGARRWEGRFERLADPTALEVERFVCGSNVSDQHRWGASWSSMPKQHSADVRNAQSGDRCIHNAEATLGERRGIEVGHIFQLGRKYSDALDARFTNKEGKQESLLMGCYGIGISRLAQAAVEQHHDDAGICWPVAIAPFQVIVVVANLKDSTQLELGESLYQQLKSAGLDALLDDRGERAGVKFKDADLIGVPWRIVVGRDAAEGRVELVERATRASETLPHEEALKRLIDTIPAGIQI, encoded by the coding sequence ATGCGCGTCTCCCGCCTCACGCTGGTGACGTTGCGGGATGTCCCCGCAGATGCAGAGATTCCGTCACATCAACTGCTGATCCGCGGTGGATACATCCGACGCGTCGGATCAGGTATCTACGCCTACCTCCCGCTGATGTGGAGGGTTTTGCGCAAAATCAGCGCGATTGTGCGCGACGAGCTTGACGCACTTGGTGCTCTCGAAACACTGCTGCCACAGCTGCAACCTGCCGAGCTTTGGGAACGGAGCGGTCGCTGGCAGGGCTACACGGCAGGCGAAGGAATCATGTTTCACCTCGAAGATCGACAGCAGAGACGCCTCGGCCTCGGCCCAACCCATGAAGAGGTGATCACCGAATTGGCAGGCGACCTGCTGCGTTCCTACCGACAATTACCCGTCACCCTCTATCAGATCCAGACGAAGTTCAGGGATGAGATCCGTCCCCGGTTCGGGTTAATGCGCGGACGGGAATTCATCATGAAGGACGCCTACTCCTTCCACGCCGACGAGACAGACCTGCAGGAGACCTATGCGGCAATGGCGGGAGCTTATCAACGCATCTTCGAGCGATGCGGGCTCGATGCCGTTGGCGTGGATGCCGACAGCGGCGCCATTGGAGGGGCTGCCTCCCAGGAGTTCATGGTCACCGCCGATGCCGGCGAAGACCTCATCTTGACCAGCTCGGATGGCAGCTATGCCGCCAACCAAGAGAAAGCTGTCTCCATTCCACCGCCGGCCGAGGCTCTGCCAGCCGGAGACGAGCGCACTCTGAAAACACCTGGGCAGACCACCATTGAGCAACTTTGTTCGGCCCACGAATTCAGTCCCACCCAAATCATCAAAGTGCTGGTGCTCGTGGCGAGATTGGAAGACGGACGCGAACAACCGGTCCTTGTGAGCCTTCGCGGCGACCAGGAACTGAATGAGGTCAAGCTGACCAACACGCTCACCCGCCTCCTGGAATCAACCGTGCTGGATGTCGCTCCGGCCACGCCCGATCAGGTCCGCCAGCAGGGACTGGCACCTTTGGCCTTCGGATCCCTGGGCCCTGATCTGGACGACGCCGCTCTAAGAGGAGCCCGCCGCTGGGAAGGCCGTTTTGAACGGCTAGCAGATCCGACGGCTCTCGAGGTCGAGCGTTTCGTCTGCGGCTCCAATGTCTCGGATCAACATCGTTGGGGAGCCAGCTGGTCATCGATGCCGAAACAGCATTCCGCGGATGTGCGCAATGCCCAATCAGGCGATCGCTGCATCCATAACGCAGAGGCCACGCTGGGGGAGAGACGCGGCATCGAAGTCGGCCACATCTTCCAGCTAGGTCGCAAATACTCCGATGCCTTAGACGCGCGTTTCACTAATAAGGAAGGCAAACAGGAATCCCTGCTGATGGGGTGCTACGGCATCGGCATCTCACGGCTTGCGCAGGCAGCGGTCGAACAACATCACGATGACGCTGGCATTTGCTGGCCTGTGGCCATCGCTCCATTTCAGGTGATCGTCGTCGTCGCGAACCTGAAGGACAGCACCCAGCTTGAGCTGGGCGAATCCCTGTATCAACAACTCAAAAGCGCTGGACTCGATGCGCTCCTTGATGATCGCGGCGAACGGGCTGGAGTGAAGTTCAAGGACGCGGATCTGATTGGCGTTCCCTGGCGGATCGTGGTCGGACGTGATGCTGCCGAGGGCCGGGTGGAGCTGGTTGAGCGAGCAACACGAGCCAGTGAGACGCTTCCGCATGAAGAAGCACTGAAGCGCTTGATCGACACCATCCCGGCAGGAATACAGATTTGA
- a CDS encoding dihydroorotase — MTEMLLLDPVQVLKGPGHAVEIGGAALLRDGRLEALGEAARAAAHAANITVQDAGQQLLAPCLVDAHSFLPAPFQGQGETLNSLMRSAGAGGFGQIALLPDGETRRERPEHLHGFELKDCDVDVHLWAGFSQGGEGEQLTPHADLIEAGAVGLSDGGAIPSMALIDRALTLGECGSAPLLISPLDLNLRGEGLLREGPEALRAGWPGDPLSSETVPLSQLAQLQQEHPERRLMVMGVSTATSVDLLQRQPKRPGSTVSWWHLIQSSSDSAATAASWFVSPSLGDDADRQGLIEGLRNGVIDAVAVHALPLDDEECLLPPDQRQRGVAGHQHVLPALWQALVVTRGWSAEELWDILSFKPATLLGRTPEQLALGSNRWLLFDPEQTWAPSRDDPSASKAANQPWLHRAVKGKVVACGLRTPKSHCG, encoded by the coding sequence ATGACCGAGATGCTGCTGCTCGACCCCGTCCAGGTGCTCAAGGGCCCGGGTCATGCCGTTGAGATCGGTGGTGCTGCGCTCTTGCGGGATGGCCGGCTGGAAGCACTCGGCGAGGCTGCTCGTGCGGCTGCTCATGCAGCCAACATCACCGTGCAAGACGCCGGACAGCAACTGCTTGCACCCTGCCTGGTGGATGCACATTCGTTTCTGCCCGCCCCGTTTCAGGGCCAGGGTGAGACCCTCAACAGCCTCATGCGATCCGCCGGGGCTGGCGGCTTCGGCCAGATCGCTCTCCTGCCGGATGGCGAGACTCGTCGCGAACGTCCGGAACATCTGCATGGCTTTGAATTGAAAGACTGCGATGTGGACGTGCATCTCTGGGCAGGTTTCAGTCAAGGAGGAGAGGGTGAGCAGCTCACCCCCCATGCCGATCTGATTGAAGCCGGTGCTGTCGGACTGTCCGACGGTGGTGCGATCCCATCCATGGCCTTGATCGATCGAGCACTCACTCTGGGGGAGTGCGGATCAGCACCGCTACTGATCTCGCCCCTTGACCTCAACCTGCGGGGCGAAGGCCTGCTGCGTGAAGGTCCGGAAGCGCTAAGAGCCGGATGGCCGGGTGATCCGCTGAGTAGTGAAACGGTTCCCCTCAGCCAGCTCGCTCAGCTCCAACAAGAACATCCCGAGCGAAGGCTGATGGTGATGGGGGTATCGACAGCGACAAGCGTCGACCTCCTCCAGCGACAGCCCAAGCGTCCCGGTTCAACCGTGAGTTGGTGGCACTTAATCCAGAGCAGCAGCGACAGTGCCGCAACCGCGGCCTCTTGGTTCGTCTCGCCATCCCTAGGCGATGACGCAGACCGGCAGGGCCTGATCGAAGGCCTGCGCAACGGAGTGATTGACGCCGTTGCGGTGCATGCCCTGCCCTTGGATGACGAGGAATGTCTGCTGCCGCCGGATCAGCGTCAACGGGGGGTCGCCGGCCATCAACACGTGCTGCCCGCTCTTTGGCAGGCCTTGGTCGTGACGCGCGGATGGAGCGCCGAAGAGCTTTGGGACATCCTGAGCTTTAAGCCGGCGACATTGCTGGGACGAACACCGGAGCAGCTCGCGCTCGGAAGCAACCGCTGGCTGTTGTTCGACCCCGAGCAGACTTGGGCGCCATCGCGTGATGATCCTTCGGCATCAAAAGCAGCCAACCAACCCTGGCTGCATCGAGCCGTCAAGGGAAAAGTGGTGGCCTGCGGCCTCAGGACCCCAAAGAGCCACTGCGGTTAA
- a CDS encoding adenosine kinase, which produces MAESHRFQPSASLDVVGIGNAIVDVLVQTQDSFLEQHGLSKGGMALIDEQQAETLYQLSGPGLETSGGSVANTMVGIAQLGGRTGFIGRVRDDQLGSIFSHDIRAVGARFDTPPATSGATTARCLIYVTPDAERTMCTFLGASTQLEPQDLDLSMVKETKVLYLEGYLWDSPAAKRAFIAAAEACREAGGQVALSLSDGFCVDRHRESFLDLVNGHVDVLFANEAEIKALYETDNFDTALEQVCGCCSVTAITRAGEGSVVLEGNQRWNIGIFNLGSLVDTTGAGDLYAGGFLHAYTQGESLKRCGELGALCAGQIVTQLGARSQVCLKELRSEHLR; this is translated from the coding sequence ATGGCCGAATCCCACCGCTTCCAGCCCAGCGCATCACTGGATGTGGTGGGGATCGGCAATGCCATTGTTGACGTGCTGGTGCAAACCCAGGACAGCTTCCTGGAGCAGCACGGGCTATCCAAAGGGGGAATGGCGCTCATCGATGAGCAGCAGGCTGAAACGCTCTACCAATTGAGTGGTCCAGGCCTAGAGACCTCCGGTGGTTCCGTGGCCAACACCATGGTGGGCATTGCTCAGCTGGGAGGCCGCACCGGATTCATCGGCCGCGTTCGCGATGACCAGCTTGGTTCGATCTTCAGCCACGACATCCGCGCGGTCGGTGCCCGATTTGACACACCTCCGGCCACCAGCGGAGCCACCACGGCTCGCTGTTTGATCTATGTGACGCCTGATGCAGAGCGCACGATGTGCACCTTCCTTGGCGCCTCAACCCAGCTCGAACCGCAGGATCTCGATCTATCCATGGTCAAGGAAACCAAAGTGCTCTACCTGGAGGGTTACCTCTGGGACAGCCCAGCGGCCAAACGAGCCTTCATCGCAGCGGCGGAGGCCTGCCGAGAAGCAGGAGGTCAAGTGGCCTTGTCGCTGTCTGACGGATTCTGCGTTGATCGTCACCGCGAAAGCTTCCTGGACCTGGTGAACGGTCATGTAGATGTTCTCTTCGCCAATGAAGCAGAGATCAAAGCGCTCTATGAAACCGACAACTTCGACACAGCACTCGAGCAGGTCTGTGGATGCTGCTCCGTGACCGCCATCACCCGTGCCGGAGAGGGTTCGGTGGTTCTTGAGGGCAATCAACGCTGGAACATCGGCATTTTCAACCTTGGATCATTGGTGGATACAACCGGTGCCGGAGATCTCTACGCCGGTGGTTTCCTGCACGCCTACACCCAGGGGGAGTCGCTAAAGCGCTGTGGAGAACTTGGCGCACTCTGCGCCGGTCAGATCGTCACGCAGCTTGGGGCCCGATCTCAGGTTTGCCTGAAGGAGCTCAGGAGCGAGCATCTGCGCTGA
- a CDS encoding inorganic diphosphatase: MDLRALTPSPSPGLINLIVEIPAGSSNKYEYLEEAGVMALDRVLHSAVRYPFDYGFVPNTLAEDGSPLDAMVIMAEPTFAGCLIHARPIGVLDMHDMGHYDGKILCVPAADPRQSSIQSIRQIAPSQLEDVAEFFRTYKNMEGRVTSIGGWRDVDAVQPLLETCVAAAAR, encoded by the coding sequence ATGGATCTCAGGGCCCTTACACCCTCACCCTCTCCAGGGCTGATCAATCTGATCGTTGAGATTCCTGCCGGAAGCAGCAACAAATATGAATACCTTGAAGAAGCTGGAGTGATGGCCTTGGACCGCGTTCTCCACTCAGCGGTTCGATACCCCTTTGATTACGGCTTCGTCCCGAACACTCTGGCTGAGGATGGATCTCCTCTCGATGCCATGGTCATCATGGCGGAGCCCACGTTTGCTGGTTGCTTAATTCATGCCAGGCCGATCGGTGTGCTCGACATGCACGACATGGGTCATTACGACGGCAAGATTCTGTGTGTTCCAGCTGCCGATCCTCGTCAAAGCAGCATTCAGAGCATTCGCCAGATTGCACCCAGTCAGCTGGAAGACGTGGCTGAATTCTTTCGTACCTATAAGAATATGGAAGGTCGTGTGACCAGCATCGGCGGCTGGCGAGACGTGGATGCTGTGCAGCCTCTGCTTGAGACCTGTGTCGCAGCGGCAGCCCGATAA
- a CDS encoding adenylosuccinate synthase → MSLANVVVIGAQWGDEGKGKITDLLSRSADVVVRYQGGVNAGHTIVVDDRVLKLHLIPSGILYPDTDCLIGSGTVVDPKVMLGELDMLIENGIDISGLKLSSTAHVTMPYHRLLDEAMEKQRGDRKIGTTGRGIGPTYADKSQRSGIRVIDLLDEDRLRDRLDGPLKEKNQLLETIYGVEPLDAEAVISEYLAYGQRLAPHVVDCTREIHQAARNRKNILFEGAQGTLLDLDHGTYPYVTSSNPISGGACIGAGVGPTLIDRVIGVAKAYTTRVGEGPFPTELEGSLNDHLCDRGGEFGTTTGRRRRCGWFDGVIGRYAVGVNGLDCLAITKLDVLDELDELQVCVAYHLDGVRIEHFPSCAEEFSRCTPIFETLPGWQCSTEECRSLEDLPEKAMAYLRFLADLMEVPIAIVSLGAGRDQTIVVEDPIHGPKRALLSA, encoded by the coding sequence GTGTCTTTGGCCAACGTTGTCGTCATCGGTGCGCAGTGGGGTGACGAGGGGAAAGGAAAGATCACAGATCTTCTCAGCCGCTCCGCTGACGTCGTCGTCCGCTATCAGGGCGGTGTCAACGCTGGCCACACCATCGTTGTGGACGATCGTGTGCTCAAGCTGCACCTGATCCCATCGGGAATTCTGTACCCGGACACCGACTGTCTGATCGGATCCGGCACCGTCGTGGATCCAAAGGTGATGCTTGGCGAACTCGACATGTTGATCGAGAACGGCATCGATATTTCCGGGCTGAAGCTGTCATCGACAGCCCACGTGACCATGCCCTACCACCGCCTCCTCGACGAAGCGATGGAGAAGCAGCGTGGCGACCGGAAAATCGGCACGACCGGCCGTGGCATTGGTCCCACCTATGCCGACAAATCACAACGCAGTGGCATCCGTGTCATCGACCTACTCGATGAAGATCGGCTGCGGGATCGCCTTGATGGTCCGCTCAAAGAAAAGAACCAGCTACTGGAAACCATTTATGGCGTGGAACCCCTCGACGCCGAGGCGGTGATCAGCGAGTACTTGGCTTACGGCCAACGCCTCGCTCCCCACGTGGTGGATTGCACCCGCGAAATTCACCAAGCGGCTCGCAACAGAAAAAACATCCTTTTTGAAGGGGCCCAGGGCACCCTGCTTGATCTCGACCACGGCACCTATCCCTACGTCACCTCCTCCAATCCCATCTCCGGCGGAGCATGCATTGGAGCCGGGGTGGGGCCAACCCTGATTGATCGGGTGATCGGCGTAGCCAAGGCCTACACCACGCGCGTCGGCGAGGGACCGTTCCCCACCGAGCTCGAAGGCAGCCTCAACGATCACCTCTGTGATCGCGGCGGTGAATTCGGCACCACCACAGGCCGCCGCCGCCGTTGTGGCTGGTTCGACGGCGTCATCGGTCGCTATGCGGTGGGCGTCAACGGACTCGATTGTCTGGCCATCACCAAGCTTGACGTGCTCGACGAACTCGACGAGCTCCAAGTGTGTGTGGCCTATCACCTCGACGGTGTCCGCATCGAGCATTTCCCTTCCTGCGCCGAGGAATTCTCTCGCTGCACCCCTATTTTCGAGACCCTGCCTGGATGGCAGTGCTCCACCGAGGAATGCCGCAGCCTTGAAGATCTTCCGGAGAAGGCGATGGCCTACCTGCGCTTCCTGGCTGACCTGATGGAAGTGCCCATCGCCATCGTGTCGCTGGGAGCCGGACGGGACCAGACCATCGTGGTGGAAGACCCGATTCATGGACCGAAGCGCGCTCTGCTGAGCGCTTGA
- the lepB gene encoding signal peptidase I, with protein sequence MPDPQPDASSKGAESPPGSSPSPAPASTRKAHPFWDFWGPVLFTLALYFGIRHYVAEARFIPSGSMLPGLQIQDRLLVEKLTFAGRSPRRGEIVVFNSPHAFDPALKTTESPPVFRCALANFPLIGLIPGVSQPACDAYIKRVVAIGGDQVTVNPRGAVTVNGVALDEPYVTNYCDVDDQGMSLCRTLNVTVPEGHVLVLGDNRANSWDGRYWPGGPFLPEDEIIGRAFWRFWPLNRSGSLGS encoded by the coding sequence TTGCCTGACCCTCAGCCCGACGCCTCATCCAAAGGAGCTGAGTCTCCCCCGGGTTCCTCGCCATCGCCTGCCCCTGCTTCGACCCGCAAAGCGCATCCCTTTTGGGATTTCTGGGGTCCAGTGCTGTTCACGCTGGCGTTGTATTTCGGCATCCGGCACTACGTGGCTGAGGCACGGTTCATCCCTTCGGGCTCAATGCTGCCCGGTCTGCAAATTCAGGATCGCTTGTTGGTCGAGAAACTCACCTTCGCAGGCCGGTCACCGCGTCGCGGCGAAATTGTTGTGTTCAACTCTCCGCATGCGTTTGATCCAGCGTTGAAAACCACCGAATCTCCACCAGTGTTCCGCTGCGCTCTGGCCAATTTCCCGCTGATTGGATTGATCCCTGGCGTGAGCCAGCCCGCCTGTGATGCCTACATCAAGCGTGTGGTTGCCATCGGTGGTGATCAAGTGACCGTCAACCCGCGCGGTGCCGTGACCGTCAATGGAGTTGCACTGGATGAGCCGTATGTCACCAACTACTGCGACGTGGACGATCAGGGCATGAGCCTCTGCCGCACGCTGAATGTGACGGTGCCTGAAGGCCACGTGCTGGTCTTGGGTGACAACCGAGCCAACAGTTGGGATGGCCGTTACTGGCCTGGCGGGCCCTTTCTTCCTGAGGATGAAATCATCGGTCGTGCGTTCTGGCGGTTCTGGCCCCTTAACCGCAGTGGCTCTTTGGGGTCCTGA
- a CDS encoding 2Fe-2S iron-sulfur cluster-binding protein, producing the protein MPTIRFEQEGQQVGCIEGANLRKAALSAGVNPYKGLNNLNNCGGVGQCGTCVIEVIEGAQNLSPRSDVEEVYLADRPANYRLSCRTSVNGDVTVRTRPQDGVGQGSNSLIGAVKSLLGR; encoded by the coding sequence GTGCCCACCATCCGTTTCGAGCAGGAAGGCCAACAGGTCGGCTGTATTGAAGGTGCCAATCTGCGGAAAGCGGCTCTCTCGGCCGGTGTGAATCCCTACAAAGGTTTGAACAACCTCAACAACTGCGGTGGTGTCGGTCAGTGCGGCACCTGTGTGATTGAAGTGATCGAAGGCGCGCAGAACCTCTCACCACGAAGTGATGTCGAGGAGGTTTACTTGGCTGACCGGCCGGCGAACTATCGCCTCAGCTGCCGCACCAGCGTCAATGGTGACGTCACGGTTCGCACCCGTCCTCAAGACGGTGTTGGTCAGGGCTCCAACAGCCTGATCGGTGCTGTGAAGAGCTTGCTCGGTCGCTGA